The Corynebacterium renale genome includes a region encoding these proteins:
- a CDS encoding Nif3-like dinuclear metal center hexameric protein: MTHTVGTVRARLEEAYPPHLAESWDKVGLICGDPDAEVSNVAFALDCTQAVADEAVRLGVDMLVVHHPLLLRGTSTVAADTPKGKVLHTLIRGGVALFAAHTNADSARPGVNDVLAELVGITPGRPIAPKDDDGSSALDQWTVNVPEDSADVVMQAAFAAGAGAIGDYSHCAFTLTGHGQFLPKEGAHPAEGDVGKLFTGAEQQVQFVAPRTSRAHVIKAVRGAHPYEEPAFSIVELAADRERDLSKAYGLGRVGELPEPMTLRAFTQQVADALPETVWGVRAAGDPGQMVQTVAVGSGSGDSFLDTVTKLGVDVYVTSDLRHHPVDEHLRAGGPAVIDTAHWASEFPWTTQAAGFVAELGVGTHIIDIRTDPWTLSAHPRTAQ, translated from the coding sequence GTGACTCACACAGTAGGAACAGTGCGCGCCCGCCTAGAAGAGGCTTACCCGCCCCACCTGGCCGAAAGCTGGGACAAAGTGGGACTCATCTGCGGAGATCCCGACGCTGAGGTGTCCAACGTCGCCTTTGCATTGGACTGCACCCAAGCGGTTGCCGACGAAGCCGTGCGCCTTGGTGTCGACATGCTCGTAGTACACCACCCGCTGCTCCTGCGCGGCACGTCTACGGTCGCAGCGGATACACCAAAAGGCAAGGTCCTCCACACCTTGATCCGCGGTGGGGTAGCGCTGTTCGCCGCCCACACGAATGCGGATTCTGCCCGCCCCGGCGTCAACGATGTCCTCGCGGAACTTGTCGGCATCACGCCAGGGCGGCCCATCGCCCCCAAGGATGATGACGGCTCCTCAGCACTAGACCAGTGGACTGTGAACGTGCCCGAGGACTCCGCGGACGTAGTCATGCAAGCAGCTTTCGCAGCCGGGGCAGGCGCAATCGGGGACTACTCGCACTGTGCCTTCACCCTCACCGGACATGGGCAATTCCTTCCCAAAGAGGGCGCACATCCGGCCGAAGGCGACGTCGGAAAGCTCTTTACTGGTGCAGAACAGCAAGTCCAGTTCGTGGCGCCGAGGACCAGCCGAGCACACGTGATTAAGGCGGTCCGTGGGGCGCATCCGTACGAAGAACCAGCGTTTTCCATCGTGGAGCTCGCTGCCGACCGCGAACGCGACCTGAGCAAGGCTTATGGACTGGGACGCGTGGGCGAATTGCCGGAACCGATGACCTTGCGTGCTTTTACCCAACAGGTCGCTGACGCCCTGCCCGAAACCGTGTGGGGAGTTCGCGCCGCCGGCGACCCTGGCCAAATGGTGCAGACTGTGGCGGTTGGTTCTGGATCCGGGGATAGCTTCCTCGATACCGTCACCAAGCTCGGGGTGGACGTGTACGTCACCTCGGACCTACGACACCACCCAGTCGACGAACACCTCCGCGCCGGAGGGCCCGCCGTCATCGATACCGCGCACTGGGCCAGCGAATTCCCCTGGACCACCCAAGCGGCGGGATTCGTCGCCGAACTCGGCGTAGGTACCCACATCATCGATATCCGCACCGACCCCTGGACCCTATCGGCACACCCACGTACCGCGCAGTAG
- a CDS encoding zinc ribbon domain-containing protein, with translation MKLAENLQPILLELSTLERRLATAGAKTTETPEQAELNTLRTELDQMRSAASAAQMAVDDMENEILRIQDDERKLRARDRDNKAQLATETDEEKRKDLQHDRYATKSRIADLMAELMEAHNEVHALRQNRDIHGAKISDLERKVEVAQRAAEAASTQESEDPRAHVAELEAQLPDDVVEAYHEQRAVNGVGVGLFNGRTCGSCHIVLPAADRSAINLAPADELPECPDCGSYLVRKAV, from the coding sequence ATGAAACTTGCCGAAAACCTGCAGCCAATTCTTCTCGAACTTTCCACCCTGGAACGTCGCCTAGCAACCGCAGGTGCCAAAACCACCGAAACCCCAGAGCAAGCCGAGCTCAACACCCTGCGCACCGAACTCGACCAGATGCGTAGCGCCGCTTCCGCAGCCCAGATGGCCGTTGATGATATGGAAAACGAGATCCTGCGCATCCAAGACGACGAGCGCAAACTCCGCGCCCGGGACCGCGACAACAAGGCCCAACTGGCTACCGAAACTGATGAAGAAAAGCGCAAGGACTTGCAGCACGACCGCTACGCCACCAAGTCCCGCATCGCTGACCTCATGGCTGAACTGATGGAAGCACACAATGAGGTCCACGCGCTACGCCAAAACCGCGATATCCATGGTGCGAAAATCTCTGACCTAGAGCGCAAGGTCGAGGTAGCTCAGCGTGCCGCTGAAGCCGCGTCCACACAAGAATCCGAAGATCCCCGCGCCCACGTGGCAGAACTCGAAGCACAACTACCCGACGACGTCGTGGAGGCCTACCACGAACAACGCGCCGTCAACGGGGTAGGAGTAGGCCTCTTCAACGGACGCACCTGCGGTTCCTGCCACATCGTCCTACCAGCAGCCGACCGCTCCGCCATCAACCTGGCGCCTGCCGACGAACTCCCCGAATGCCCAGACTGCGGTTCCTACCTGGTGCGAAAGGCCGTGTAA
- a CDS encoding bifunctional RNase H/acid phosphatase, translating into MDVYKDAVIIEADGGSRGNPGIAGSGTVVYTGDHKKVLREIAWVFADKVTNNVAEYRGLINGLRAAAELGAQTVTVFMDSKLVVEQMSGRWKIKHPDMQKLALEARDLMSGFQKVHFEWVPRKRNAKADALANEAMDAAAKGAPEGPLGGGETASEENPGPQDGLFEPTVSENTQAAQPSDFSTQTAESVPVTRIIAVRHGQTPSSAAKLYAGHDDKELTDHGHEQARVLAKDLARRETIDVILSSPLARARQTARYLSTATGVDVTVDDGLLEIDFGTWDGLSFQEARERDPELHERWTTDTAVSPPGGESIQALHRRVTAWRKEVVAQHPGKTVAVVTHVHPIKSLIRQGLGCGPEVFRNLFLDLASWSIIDFTGDSGVIRAVNHVPYLEPSSNSE; encoded by the coding sequence ATGGACGTCTATAAAGACGCAGTCATCATCGAAGCCGACGGCGGCTCTCGCGGCAACCCAGGCATCGCCGGTTCCGGGACAGTCGTGTACACCGGAGACCACAAGAAGGTTCTCCGTGAAATAGCGTGGGTCTTCGCGGACAAAGTCACGAACAACGTTGCCGAATACCGGGGCCTGATTAACGGGCTGCGCGCTGCCGCTGAGCTGGGTGCACAGACCGTTACCGTATTCATGGACTCCAAGCTCGTCGTCGAGCAAATGTCCGGACGCTGGAAAATTAAACACCCCGATATGCAGAAACTGGCTCTCGAAGCCCGCGACCTCATGTCCGGCTTCCAGAAAGTCCACTTCGAATGGGTTCCCCGCAAGCGCAACGCCAAAGCAGACGCCCTAGCCAACGAAGCCATGGACGCTGCAGCCAAAGGAGCCCCTGAAGGACCCTTGGGTGGCGGGGAGACTGCCTCGGAAGAAAACCCAGGCCCGCAAGACGGCCTCTTCGAACCCACCGTCTCTGAGAACACCCAGGCAGCGCAACCATCCGACTTTTCCACGCAAACGGCGGAAAGCGTGCCAGTCACACGAATCATCGCGGTCCGCCACGGCCAAACCCCAAGTAGCGCGGCCAAACTCTACGCCGGTCACGACGACAAAGAACTCACAGACCACGGCCATGAACAAGCCCGTGTCCTTGCCAAAGATCTGGCGCGCCGGGAAACAATCGACGTGATTTTAAGTTCCCCGCTGGCGCGGGCCCGGCAAACCGCCAGGTACCTCAGCACAGCCACAGGCGTAGACGTCACCGTGGACGACGGCCTGCTCGAGATCGACTTTGGTACGTGGGACGGACTGAGCTTCCAGGAGGCCCGCGAACGGGACCCCGAACTTCATGAACGATGGACCACCGATACCGCAGTAAGTCCACCCGGCGGAGAATCCATCCAGGCGCTCCACCGCAGGGTTACCGCGTGGCGGAAAGAGGTCGTCGCACAGCATCCTGGAAAGACGGTGGCCGTGGTCACCCACGTACACCCCATCAAATCTCTTATCCGCCAAGGCCTAGGCTGTGGGCCGGAAGTATTCCGCAACCTTTTCCTCGACCTAGCCAGCTGGTCAATCATCGACTTCACCGGCGATTCTGGTGTGATCCGGGCAGTCAACCACGTCCCATACTTGGAGCCAAGCAGCAACAGCGAGTAA